The genomic region AGCGGCGCTGCCTACAAGTACCGCATGCCGGTGCTGTCCGCCGTCGTCGCCACCGAACAACTCCGGGGTCTGCCAGCGCGGATGAAAGCCGCCGAAGCCAACCTCGCCACCCTGCGCGAAGTCTTGGCCAGCTTCGACGCCCCCATCACCTTCCCCGTGGTCGACGAGACCTCGGTGCGGGGCTGGTACGGCACTCCGCTGATCATCACCCTGCCCGTCCACGATCCTCAGCAGCTGTGGGACCGGCTGACGCAGGCCAAGGTGCCGATCCGGCCGCTGTACGAGGACTGGGCCAATGTCCCGCTCCTGCAGCACCCCGACCTCGCCGCCCGCTACTGGCCGCACCTCGCCCACACCGCCTACACACCGCCGAGTCGGCAGATGCTGGCGAACTACTACCGGGCCCGTCGGCAGATGCTCATCCTCAAGATCCCCCACATCCCGGCCCCCGACTACATGGAGCAGGTCGCCACCGCCATGGCCTCCGCCGTGCACCGCGCTCTGTCTGATTCCTGAGGACCTGTCACCACTCGTCAGTCGAAGTCGAAGGAGACACCGACCATGTCCTACCGCTGCAGTGCAGCTGTCCTGACCGCCCCGGGCGAGCCGATGCGCATCGAGGAGATCGAACTCGCGGAGCCCGCCGCCGGCGAAGTCCTCGTCCGCACCGTGAGCGCCGGGATCTGCGCGACCGACCTGCACTTCGCCGCAGGCCGCTTCCCCTACCCCACCCCCACTGTCCTGGGCCACGAGGCCAGCGGTGTCATCGAGGCTGTCGGCCCCGGCGTCACGGGCTTCACCGTCGGGGACCGGGTGATCGTCTGCGACCAGATCTTCTGCGGACGCTGCGCGGCCTGCCTGTCCGGCGCGATGGTCTACTGCACCGACACCTCGGGCAAGGACCGCCAACGCCACCGCATCACCCTGGCCGGCCAGCCGATCCGCCAGTACCTCGGGGTGTCCGCGTTCGCCGAGCTGATGCTCACCGATGCCAACGCCCTGATCCCGCTGCCGTCCGCTCTCTCTCACGACGCCGGCGCCCTCCTCGGCTGTTGCCTGACCACCGGCATGGCCTCGGTCTTCAACATCGCCCAGCCGAAGCCCGGGGACAGCGTCGCCGTCTTCGGCTGCGGCGGGGTCGGCCTGGGCGCTGTCCAGGGGGCACGCATCGCTGGCGCGACACAGATCATCGCCGTGGACCTCGAAGACCACCGGCTGGCCGCCGCGGCCAAGGTCGGAGCGACCGTCACGGTCAACGCCAGCATCAAGGACCCGCTGGAGGCGATCCGGGCCGTCGCTCCCAACGGCGTCAACCTGTCCATCGAGGCGGTCGGCCTGGTCGAGACTGCTGGTCAGGCGTTCGAAGCGCTCGCGCCAGGCGGCCAGGCCACCGTGCTCGGCATGCTTCCCCCGGGCGCGGCAGTCCCGGTGCCCGGCAGGCTCCTGCGGCACGGACGCTCCCTGGGAGGCAGCATCATGGGCTCCGTTCGCACTCGCGCGGACATCCCCCGGTACGCCGACCTCGCCCGCACGGGCATGCTGGAGGCCGACGACATCGCGACCCACCACCGCCCGCTCCGGGAGATCAACGAGGCCCTGCGAGCTGCGACGGCGCGCGAGGGCATCCGTCAGATGATCCGCTTCACGCTTTAGCGGTGAACGCGCTCACGACCTCTTCGCGGCGCTCGGTCCACCAGGCCAGCAGCCGCTCCTGAGGAGCGAAGAGCTGATCACAGGAGTGGTCGCCACGGTCGTAGTGGAAGACCAGCACCCACGGGTCCGTCATCCGCTTCCACCACAGGCGCGACACCGCATCCTCCAGCTCCGCCGGGCTGATCGCGATCACCGATCGGTAGCCGTCCATGAACGCCGAGATGCGCTCCAGGTCCAGCAGGCCGTCCTCGCCGCCGAACTGCACGGTGGCGGTGCGGGCGGCCTCCTCTCCGAAGGGCCGCACGCGGATGCGGTCCCAGTCGAGAACGGCGACGACCTCGCCGTCCCGCCACAGGAGGTTGCGGTGCTGGAAGTCGCCGTGGGTCCAGCCGAACGGCCCAGCAGGGACCTCCAGCGTCGGCCGCTCGTCGGCGTACTTCTCCAGCAAGAGCCTGCGCTGGGCCAGGAAGTGGACTGCTTCTCCATCAAAAGGCGTCGGCTCGTCCAGCGTCGCGAGGCGCGCGACGTAGCGGTCGATCTGGGCAAGCGCTGTCCCGGGCGCGGTGACCGAAGCGGAGGGGGCGTTGAAGGCAGGTGGTAGGCCAGTTGTGGAGCGGTTGAGGATCTCGTGCAGGCGACCGAGCAGCGTCCCCAGCTCGGTCACCTCAGGCAGGGCCAGGTCGTTGCCGCGCTGGTGATGGCCATCGATCCACGAAAGCAAGGAGAAGCCGTGTTGACCGACCGTGACGACCGGGTCCGCCTCCAGGCTCAGGACCGGTGTCGGCACCGGCACGCCGGCTTCTGCGAGGGCGGCCAGTGTCCGAAGGTTGCGGCGGGCTGTGTCGAGCGGGACGTCCCGGATCCTCTTGAGGGCGAAGTTCCCGGCGTCGGCCTCGATGCGCCAGTTGTCGTTCATCAGCCCATCGGGCAGGTGGCGGACCCGCTGGACGGCGCCGATCCCGAACTGGGCGGTCACATGCTCAAGCCCGTCCGGGCCGCTCGTGCTGCCAATGGTCGAGGTGAAACGTTGCCCACTCACCCCACCGAGCGTATCGGAGACCACTCGCTGCACGCGGGTCATCACCCGAACCTGACAGAACTGGCGCACCACTCACCGCAGTGCTATTTGGGTCAGGACTGTCGGAGCAGGTCCTTCCGTAGCGGCTGCAAGCGTCTTCCCTGGTCAGGGCCAGAATGTGATCGAGATCGCTCGGTCAAGCCCTGGGTCCTTCGACCGTGTGTGTACTACGTTCCGTAGTCCAACCGAACATAGGCGACCCCGGCGGTGCTGGTAACACCCCGGGGTCCGGCAACAGGAGCTATCACTCCCGATGCGTGTAAATCGTAGCGCCCACCCGCGCAAATTCATCGTGCTGCCCAACGGCCTGCTTCAGGACCGACGGCTCAGCTACACGGCCCGTGGCCTCCTGGCCGACCTCCTTTCGCGCCCCGACGGCTGGCGCGAGGACGGCCGACAGATGGCGGACTCCAGCCCGCAGGGTCGCGGAGCGATCCGCAAGGCCCTGAGGGAGCTGACCGACGCCGGTTACTACCGCGTCGTGAAGCGGCGGATGCCGGACGGGACGATCCGCAGCGAGGCCCACGTCTTCGACACCCCGCAGCGCCCGGAACTGCCGGGCGTCCCCCGTCCGGTCGCCGGTGAGGCGACGACCGGCCCTGCTGACGCCCCTCTTGTAAAGAACCTGGTCAAAGAACCTTCCCTCCCCGCTACCCGGAACGACGAGCCGTCGGCCGACGCCGAGGCCGGCAAGGAGCCGGGTGGGGAGGAGGAGGGCCACGACATCGTCGCCGACACTCCGGCAGCCCCGGACGAGGAGGTCCGCACAGCGGTGCTGACACTGTTCCGGGTGATCAAGCCGGAGCCGCGCCTACCCCTGGGCGAGGCCGAGGCGATGGAACTGGCCCCGCTGGTAGCCCAGTGGCTGCAGCGGGGCAGCACCCCCGGCGAGCTGGCTCAAGCCCTGCTCCCCGGGCTGCCCACGACCGTGCACTCCCCAGTCGGCGTGCTTCGCAGCCGCCTGGAGCGCAAAATGCCACCGGTCCGCGTCCCCGAGGTGCCGGGAGCGGCGCGGTACGCCGAGTGCGCCAAGTGCCATGACCCTGTGTCGCAGCCGGGGATCTGCGGCGCATGCGCTGGCCTCGGCGAACGCCAGGTCGCAGTCGGCAGGGGGGCCGATGTGACCCTCCGCGGTGCCGCCCGCGTCCGCGCCGCGATGCGCCTCGCAAAGCCGGGGTTGAGCAGCGGGCAGCTCGCTGCGGCCCGATAGGGCTGTCATGTCGGCCAGCTGACCACCTGTCATTGGGCATGGCTGATCGCCGAGATGGAACAGTAGATCCGGATGAGCGGCATCGCGGCATCGACTCAGGAGTCCTCAACGGTGGCGGCCCGTCGCAGCCAAAAGAACAGGTTGTGACGCGTGGCGATAGCGCCGGGGTGGTCTGGCCCGAGCACCCGCACTACGTCTCCCAGGAGTTCCTGTAGTGCGCTGGCTGCTCCGGCTGGATCCCCAGCATCACCAAGACAACTGGCAAGGTTGCCACGAGTGTTCAAAGTGTCTGGGTGGTCGGGTCCGAGCACCCTAATGTTGTCGGCCAGGAGCTGGGTAAACGCCTCGACCGCGCTGGCAGCGTCCCCTCTTTCACCAATCCAGTGCGCGAGGCTTCCCCGGGTAGTGAGGGTGTCGGGGTGCTCTGGCCCGAGTACCCGGGTCATGTCTCTCAGGAGTTCCTCCAGAGCGCTGACGGTCCCTGCCGCGTCTCCTGCCTCGCCGCGCCAGCTGGCAAGGTTCCCACGCGTGATGAGGGTGTCCGGATGGTTGGGGCCGAGTACCCTCACCCTGTCTGTGAGCAGCTGGGCAAAGGAATCGACCGCCTCGGTCGCGCTCCCGATACGACCGCTCCAGTACGCGAGATTTCCGCGAATAGTGAGGGTGTCGGGGTGGTCTGGTCCGAGTACCCGGGTCATGTCTCTGAGGAGTACCTCCAGCGCGCTGACAGCGCCCGCTACGTCGCCGGCCTCACCACGCAAGCTCGCGAGGTTCCCCCGGGCGGTGAGCGTGGAGGGGTGATCAGCGCCTAGAACTCCCAGACGATCTCCCGTGAGCTTCTCCGCTGACTCGGCTGCGCCGGCCAGGTCTCCTGCTTCGCCACGCCACATTGCGAGGTTCCCCCGGGCGGCGAGCGTGTCGGGATGGTCGGGCCCGAGCACCCGAACCAAGTCGTCCAAGAGCTCCTCCAGCCCGCTGACCGCGCCCGCCACATCGCCGGCTTCACCACGCGAACTGGCGAGATTCCCGCGGGCGATCAGGGTGTCGAGGTGGTCAGGCCCGAGTTTCCGCACCACGTCACCAAGAACGTCCTCCAGCGCGCCGACAGAGTTAGCGGCGTCACCCGCCACACCACGCCAGTGCGCGAGGTCGCTCCGGGTGGTGAGAGTGTCGGGGTGGTCTGGCCCGAGCACCCGCACTACGTCATCCAGGAGTTCCTCCAGCGCGCTGACGGCGCCTGCGACGTCACCCACCTCACCGCGCCAAATCGCAAGGTCCCCACTGGTGGTGAGAGTATCCGCGTGGTCAGATCCGAGCACGCGCACCATGTCATCCAGGAGTTCCTCCAGCGCGCTGACGGCGCCCCTTACATCACCTGCCTCACCACGCCACCTTGCGAGACTCGCCCGGACTTTGAGAGCCCAAGGGTGATGGATGCCGGGCACCGGCACCATTTCGTCAAGGAGTTCTTGTAGTTCATGGACGGCGGCGGTCGCGTCCCCTGCCGTGCCGCGCGATCTCGCGAGATTCGCCCGCGTCGCGAAGGTGAGCGGGTGCTTGGGGCCGAGGTGCTGATGGGCTTCAGCCTGAAGGCGCTGCCAGTGCTCAATGGCCGCGCTCACTAGTCCCGCTTGCCCCAAACTGGTGCCGGTGCGAAAGAGCACCATATGGCCGTCCGGTCGCCACAATGCAGCAGGGGCATTCGGATGAAGGGCGCCACTGTTGGCCCGAAGAGCCCGCGTGAGATCAGTGTCGGCTTCGACATCGGGCCATGCCTCGAGCAGGGCGTCGGCTGCGATACGCGCAAGGGCAGCCAACTGCTTTGGGCGAAGGTCATCGCGTGTTGCGCGTTGTGTGAGCTGGTGAATGCGCAGACCGTGGTGGGGCGTATCTGGGAAATAGTCAGCGAGGCTGAGTCGATGTAGTAGCCGCATCGCGCCTACGGCATCCTCCATGCTGACCGGCGGCCTTCGTCGTGCCGACCTGGCGAAGAAGCGTGCGATTCGGTCCCTCCAGCCGTTGGGCCCGTCGGTCGGGCCCGAACGGTGCCGCGCGAGGTAGGACAGTGCAGCGGGGCTGGTGAGAGCAGTGAGAGGGATGCCCGCAGGGGCAAGCATCGAGGCAAGATGCAGCATCGGCCGGGCGAGTCCAACCGGGCGACTTCGGTCAGCGCGTGCGATTGACAAGGCCCAGACGGCAGCTAACGCAGTGCGTTGATCATCTGGCAGTTCGGCTTCCTCCGGTACGAGTTCGACCAGCGGTCGACGCTCACGTAGGAGTTGGCGGTAGGTGGGAACCGTGAGGTCTTCGTCGATGAGGTAGGCAGCGGCCTGCGAGAGAGCAAGTGGCAAGCATCCGAGGTCGGCAGCGAGATCAGCAAGCTCGACTTCGGCCTCCCGGCGATCGGCAACGGCGAGCTTGGCAGTGAGATACGTGATGGCTTCGGTTTCGGTGAAGAGGGCGACATCAACTAGTCGTCGGCGCGCGCCGCGCAGGCTTGCATCGCGGCGACGGGTGGTGACGAGCGTCCAGCCGTCCGCTCGCTCAGGAGGCCACAGAGCGCGAAGGTCCTCCGGGTCCGTGAGGTCGTCCAGCACGATAAGCCACCGGTGTTCAGTTGTGTTGAGCCACGCTAGGAAACGCTCTGCGGCGTCTTCGGGGCCTGCCGCGTCAGCAGCGACAGCAACATCGGCAGCAGCCTGCGCGTACGCGGCCTGGATGGCCGCGCGGCTACCAGCATTGATCCAGACCAGCAGGTCTACCCTGCCGCCCCTCAGCATGCCTCTGGCGTGGTGGGCTGCGAGCTGGCTCTTGCCGACTCCGCCTGAACCGGCCAACACCTGACACAGCGTCACCGTCCCGCTCGCTGAGGCGGTTCGCTGGAACTCGTCGATCCCATCGCGGTACTGGAAGCAGTCTGCCTCGCGTGGAAGGACCCCGACCTGGTGCGGCCATGAGACCGGTGCCTGTGCTCCCATGGGCGCTTCGTGAACAACCATGTCGCGAGCAGCTTGATACGACCTACCGCCGCTCGACACCTGCGCGAACATCCGCGTCGAAGTGCTGGAGGGAGGAGGTTCAGGCCGCCCGGGTTCTCGGGCTGGGGGAGAGCTTTGAGGATTGGCCACTGTCGGTCAGAGCTGCTGGAGCCGCGTCACCGCCTCAGCGAGGACTGCGTCCTTCTTGCAGAAGGTGAAGCGGACCAGGCTGCGGCCGGCGTCGGAGTTGTCGTAGAAGACGATGTTGGGGATGGCGACGACACCGCAGCGTTCGGGGAGGGCGCGGCAGAACTCCAGGCCGTCCTTCTCGCCGAGAGGGGTGATGTCGGTGGTGATGAAGTAGGTGCCCTCGGGCGCGAAGACCTGGAAGCCCGCCGCTGACAGTCCGTCGGCGAGCAGGTCGCGCTTGCGGCCCAGGTTGGCCCGGAGCGTGTCGAAGTAGCTGTCGGGCAGGCGCAGGGCCTCGGCGACGGCGTACTGGAAGGGGCCAGCGCTGACGTACGTCAGGTACTGCTTGGCCGTTCGGACCGCTGCGATCAAGGCCGAGTTCGCCGTCACCCATCCAACCTTCCAACCCGTGAAGGAAAAGGTCTTGCCGGCTGAGGAGATAGAGACGGTGCGTCCGCGCATGCCGGGCAGGGCGGCGATGGGGTGATGGCCGGTGGCGAAGACGAGGTGCTCGTAGACCTCGTCGGTGATGACCAATAGATCGTGCTCGACTGCGATCTCGGCGATGGTGGCGAGTTCCTCGGGGGTGAGGACAGTCCCGGTGGGGTTGTGCGGAGTGTTCAGCAGGAGGAGGCGGGTGCGCGGGGTGATGAGGGAGCGCAGCTCGTCGAGGTCGGGGCGGAAAGCGGGTTGACGCAGGGTCAGCGGGACCCGCACGGCGCCGGCCATGGCGATACAGGCCGCGTAGGAGTCGTAGAACGGCTCGAAGGCGATCACCTCGTCGCCGGGTTCGAGGAGGGCCAGGAGCGACGCGGCGATGGCTTCGGTGGCGCCGGCGGTGACCAGGACCTCGGTGTCGGCGTCGTAGCCGAGGCCGTAGAAGCGCTGCTGGTGCTCAGCGATGGCGGTGCGCAGTTCGGGGATGCCGGGGCCGGGCGGGTACTGGTTGCCGCGGCCGTTGAGGACCGCGTCGGCGGCGGCCTGGGCGATCTCGGCGGGGCCGTCGGTGTCGGGGAAGCCCTGGCCGAGGTTGATCGACCCGGTGGCGACGGCGAGCGCCGACATCTCTGCGAAGATCGTCGTTCCCATGCCCGCCAGCCGGCGGTTCAGCAGCGGCCTTGCACCCATTGTGGCTCCTCGCGGATCGTCGTCAGGCTATCTTCTGACGACCGACGAGCGATGGACAAGCTCCGGTATCCCCTGCTTCAAGCACAGAGCTGACTGACCCTGCAGACGGCTCGACGCTCATCCGACTTATAGGATCGCGGCCGCGGTCGTTGAACGGTCGGTGGGGCGGGAGAGGTTGGGGGAGCGCGTGGATCAGTGCACGGCGATGACGAAGGCGGGCAATCGCTGTCGTCTCCAGCGGATGTCCTGGTACGGCACCGGTCCGGACCCGGGGGTGTGCACCCGGCATGCCACCCCCGAGCAGACCGCCGCTTCCACCGCGGTGCTCGACCGGCCCCTGGACATCGCCACCGCTGATCCCGCGGCCCCGTTCCCTGAGGTGTCCATCACGCCCGAGCGCGTCAGCTGCCCGGCCATGGGTGGTTGGGTAGCCAAGATCCGTGGCACGAACGAGCGTTACGTGTACGCGCGCACGTTCCTCAACCGAAGCGGCCCGCCGCACGGCTGGCAGCTCAGCGGCAAGGGCCTGTACGAGTGCCGCGAGATCGGCCCGCGCAGCAAGTTCTCATGCTTCTTCGTGGTCAAGGGGGTATTCCGGCGCCGAGTGGAGCTGGTGGCACCGGAGACGGCCGCGCGTCTCGCGCGTCGGCTCGGCTCGCAAAGCGCCCGTTCCTGAGGCTGCCCAGCCATGCCGAGTGCGTGGCACGACTGGCCCACGCCGCCGTCGTGCCTGTCAGTCGGCGTTCGGCTGTTGTGGCCGTCCTCAGGCGTTCGCGCGAGCGGGGGCGAGACGGGCTGACATGTAGCCAAGAGCGGTGCATGTCAGGCAGGTTGAGTATCCTCCTTGCATGCCTGCCGGACGTACCGCAGTACCGCGTGAACTGCAACGTGCTCTCTTGGTGGAAGCCGGGCATCGTTGCGCGATTCCGACCTGCCAAGCAGTCCCGGTGGAACTGGCCCACATAGTTCCATGGTCGCGAGTGCGCGCGCACGATTTCAATAACATGATCGTGCTTTGCCCGAATTGCCATACGCGCTTTGATCAAGGCCAGATCGATCAGCTTGCGATGCGGGAGTACAAGGCCGGCTTGCGGAGGTCGGTCGAGCGGCTTCATCTGCTGGACGTTTACCGCAGCCTTCAGATGGAG from Kitasatospora azatica KCTC 9699 harbors:
- a CDS encoding tetratricopeptide repeat protein, whose protein sequence is MGAQAPVSWPHQVGVLPREADCFQYRDGIDEFQRTASASGTVTLCQVLAGSGGVGKSQLAAHHARGMLRGGRVDLLVWINAGSRAAIQAAYAQAAADVAVAADAAGPEDAAERFLAWLNTTEHRWLIVLDDLTDPEDLRALWPPERADGWTLVTTRRRDASLRGARRRLVDVALFTETEAITYLTAKLAVADRREAEVELADLAADLGCLPLALSQAAAYLIDEDLTVPTYRQLLRERRPLVELVPEEAELPDDQRTALAAVWALSIARADRSRPVGLARPMLHLASMLAPAGIPLTALTSPAALSYLARHRSGPTDGPNGWRDRIARFFARSARRRPPVSMEDAVGAMRLLHRLSLADYFPDTPHHGLRIHQLTQRATRDDLRPKQLAALARIAADALLEAWPDVEADTDLTRALRANSGALHPNAPAALWRPDGHMVLFRTGTSLGQAGLVSAAIEHWQRLQAEAHQHLGPKHPLTFATRANLARSRGTAGDATAAVHELQELLDEMVPVPGIHHPWALKVRASLARWRGEAGDVRGAVSALEELLDDMVRVLGSDHADTLTTSGDLAIWRGEVGDVAGAVSALEELLDDVVRVLGPDHPDTLTTRSDLAHWRGVAGDAANSVGALEDVLGDVVRKLGPDHLDTLIARGNLASSRGEAGDVAGAVSGLEELLDDLVRVLGPDHPDTLAARGNLAMWRGEAGDLAGAAESAEKLTGDRLGVLGADHPSTLTARGNLASLRGEAGDVAGAVSALEVLLRDMTRVLGPDHPDTLTIRGNLAYWSGRIGSATEAVDSFAQLLTDRVRVLGPNHPDTLITRGNLASWRGEAGDAAGTVSALEELLRDMTRVLGPEHPDTLTTRGSLAHWIGERGDAASAVEAFTQLLADNIRVLGPDHPDTLNTRGNLASCLGDAGDPAGAASALQELLGDVVRVLGPDHPGAIATRHNLFFWLRRAATVEDS
- a CDS encoding pyridoxal phosphate-dependent aminotransferase; its protein translation is MGARPLLNRRLAGMGTTIFAEMSALAVATGSINLGQGFPDTDGPAEIAQAAADAVLNGRGNQYPPGPGIPELRTAIAEHQQRFYGLGYDADTEVLVTAGATEAIAASLLALLEPGDEVIAFEPFYDSYAACIAMAGAVRVPLTLRQPAFRPDLDELRSLITPRTRLLLLNTPHNPTGTVLTPEELATIAEIAVEHDLLVITDEVYEHLVFATGHHPIAALPGMRGRTVSISSAGKTFSFTGWKVGWVTANSALIAAVRTAKQYLTYVSAGPFQYAVAEALRLPDSYFDTLRANLGRKRDLLADGLSAAGFQVFAPEGTYFITTDITPLGEKDGLEFCRALPERCGVVAIPNIVFYDNSDAGRSLVRFTFCKKDAVLAEAVTRLQQL
- a CDS encoding alcohol dehydrogenase catalytic domain-containing protein, coding for MSYRCSAAVLTAPGEPMRIEEIELAEPAAGEVLVRTVSAGICATDLHFAAGRFPYPTPTVLGHEASGVIEAVGPGVTGFTVGDRVIVCDQIFCGRCAACLSGAMVYCTDTSGKDRQRHRITLAGQPIRQYLGVSAFAELMLTDANALIPLPSALSHDAGALLGCCLTTGMASVFNIAQPKPGDSVAVFGCGGVGLGAVQGARIAGATQIIAVDLEDHRLAAAAKVGATVTVNASIKDPLEAIRAVAPNGVNLSIEAVGLVETAGQAFEALAPGGQATVLGMLPPGAAVPVPGRLLRHGRSLGGSIMGSVRTRADIPRYADLARTGMLEADDIATHHRPLREINEALRAATAREGIRQMIRFTL
- a CDS encoding phosphotransferase — its product is MTRVQRVVSDTLGGVSGQRFTSTIGSTSGPDGLEHVTAQFGIGAVQRVRHLPDGLMNDNWRIEADAGNFALKRIRDVPLDTARRNLRTLAALAEAGVPVPTPVLSLEADPVVTVGQHGFSLLSWIDGHHQRGNDLALPEVTELGTLLGRLHEILNRSTTGLPPAFNAPSASVTAPGTALAQIDRYVARLATLDEPTPFDGEAVHFLAQRRLLLEKYADERPTLEVPAGPFGWTHGDFQHRNLLWRDGEVVAVLDWDRIRVRPFGEEAARTATVQFGGEDGLLDLERISAFMDGYRSVIAISPAELEDAVSRLWWKRMTDPWVLVFHYDRGDHSCDQLFAPQERLLAWWTERREEVVSAFTAKA